The following nucleotide sequence is from Pandoraea thiooxydans.
CAAAGTCACGCCGATTCGTCGCGTGCTGCAGCCGGAAGAAATGGGCTGGATTGCGGCGTTCCTGGCATCGCCCAAGTCCGGAACGATTACCGGCGAATCGATTGGCTGCGACGGCGGACTGACGCGCGGCATCTTCCTCTGAGACACGGACAAGGAGTATTTGGTTATGACCGCAACTGTATTGGTCGCAACCGCGGGACAAGGCATCCTGCGCTCGAATGACGACGGCAAGACCTGGCATCGCCTCGGGCTCGACGAACCGATCGAATTCGACGGCATCGTTCGTGCGCTCGCCGTCGACCCCGTGACGCCCTCCAGAATCTATGCGGGCGCCGACTCGGGTCTTTGCATCAGCGACGATGGCGGCGCGCACTGGCATCGACCGGCAAACGTGCTGAACGATCAAACGGTATGGTCGATTGCCATCGACCCGAAGAACAGCGCGGTACTGTATGCCGGCACCGGCGCGCCGTCGCGTGCCGCCATTTTCAAGTCGATCGATGCCGGCCAGACATGGCAACGGACGGCGCCGGAGCTCCCGGAATTCTGTTCCGGCGTTCATCGGCCTCGCCTGCTCACGATATGCATCGATCCGCAGGACAGCAACGACGTCTGGTACGGCGTGGAGGAAGGAGGCGTTTGGCGAAGCCGCGACGCTGGCGCGAGCTGGGTGCGTGTCGATGGCCCAGGCTCGGCCATTCGCAACAGCGATATCCACGCGATTCTCGTGCAGCCCCAAACACACGACAAGCCGAAAACCACACTGGTGCTGAGCGTCAATGCGGTTTATGTCAGCGAAGACGACGGGCAAACATGGAACGGAAAACTCTCCAGAGATCGGTTCGACGGCCTGTATTACACCCGCACGGTGGCGCAGTTGCCAAAACCCGGGGGTGACCTGCTGATGGCAATTGGTGACGGTACCCCCGGCAGCCGCACTCGGATCTACCGCTCGGAAGACCGGGGCTGGGAATGGGGGGCGACCG
It contains:
- a CDS encoding WD40/YVTN/BNR-like repeat-containing protein, producing the protein MTATVLVATAGQGILRSNDDGKTWHRLGLDEPIEFDGIVRALAVDPVTPSRIYAGADSGLCISDDGGAHWHRPANVLNDQTVWSIAIDPKNSAVLYAGTGAPSRAAIFKSIDAGQTWQRTAPELPEFCSGVHRPRLLTICIDPQDSNDVWYGVEEGGVWRSRDAGASWVRVDGPGSAIRNSDIHAILVQPQTHDKPKTTLVLSVNAVYVSEDDGQTWNGKLSRDRFDGLYYTRTVAQLPKPGGDLLMAIGDGTPGSRTRIYRSEDRGWEWGATELASEPNSTFWAFGLHAAKPDLIYAGTKYGHLFCSRDGGRHWHKEWRDFSEITAVAWTPFEAPLVAHAQSTH